One Coffea arabica cultivar ET-39 chromosome 5c, Coffea Arabica ET-39 HiFi, whole genome shotgun sequence DNA window includes the following coding sequences:
- the LOC140007299 gene encoding uncharacterized protein, whose product MWNIRGISRRPNLRRLIRLVKSHDITFVAISEPKLSFSRIDYIRMRLAFDSAVGNQTGDLWIFFNTPFGCSIVGNSNQHISLSVQHPWLPSPLVFSFVHAKCSVEERRELWSNLLRDKPRASPWCIGGDFNVIIAPHEKRGGRPFAMTEGLELLSFMEVAEVFDAEFSGPSFTWSNNRKGRATIWKRLDRVVMNEECLGVASNISVVHLARHPSDHSPLKISFGPRIDNKPRPFRFLNVWTTRPDLMEVIREAWNAEIQGSPLRTFCSKLMAVRRSIQGWNRQVFGNIFDAVKTQRQGS is encoded by the coding sequence ATGTGGAATATTCGAGGGATTTCTCGAAGACCTAACTTGCGTAGATTGATTAGATTAGTCAAATCGCATGACATCACATTTGTAGCTATCTCGGAACCAAAATTGAGTTTTTCTCGAATTGATTACATCCGCATGCGGTTAGCATTTGATTCGGCAGTTGGCAACCAAACGGGAGATCTCTGGATTTTCTTTAATACTCCGTTTGGTTGCTCGATTGTGGGAAATTCCAATcagcatatctcactctctgttCAACACCCATGGTTACCGAGTCCTTTGGTATTTTCATTCGTCCATGCCAAATGTTCTGTGGAGGAAAGGCGGGAGTTGTGGTCGAATCTACTTCGAGATAAACCTAGGGCTTCGCCTTGGTGCATTGGGGGAGATTTCAATGTTATTATAGCCCCCCATGAAAAGCGTGGAGGGAGGCCTTTTGCTATGACTGAAGGTTTGGAGCTCTTGTCGTTTATGGAGGTGGCGGAGGTCTTTGATGCTGAATTCTCGGGACCGAGTTTTACGTGGAGCAATAATAGGAAGGGACGGGCAACGATATGGAAGCGGCTGGACAGAGTAGTAATGAATGAAGAATGTCTGGGTGTAGCCTCGAACATATCTGTTGTCCACCTTGCCAGGCATCCATCGGATCATTCTCCTCTGAAGATCTCATTTGGGCCTCGGATTGATAACAAACCACGGCCATTTCGCTTCTTGAATGTGTGGACAACAAGGCCGGACTTGATGGAGGTTATTAGAGAGGCTTGGAATGCGGAAATCCAAGGATCCCCTCTACGGACTTTCTGTTCTAAATTGATGGCGGTGCGAAGGAGTATTCAGGGATGGAATAGGCAAGtctttggaaatatttttgatGCAGTCAAGACGCAGAGGCAGGGCTCTTAA
- the LOC140007298 gene encoding uncharacterized protein, producing MELQRAQGKLNRAPAVEELYWHQKARVKWIRSGDRNSKYFHAVVKQRRVQGMLHRIKKADEAWVEDKDAIASKAVACYSNLFSKKDNLCLEQIPTLEEIRRVVFAMDGDNAADPDRFTRKFFTYASDIIAQDIYKAIGSFFCGAELPRFVTSTSIILIPKVPNPQDFSKFRPISLCNFFNKELLTDMGKKTRGGNVALKLDMTKAYDRMSWVHIITVLRKFGFGERFIDMVWRLLANAWFSVIINGVSHDDIIIFTSGATKGLSGVMQVLGAYQQSSGQLARAAVCSSTLTIGGGVTCLDIQTGGKSVCKLSMGCLGGRHKISLDWTGVSLWANFMRAKYCRHLHPCQIDLSRRASRTWRRILNISRQAELSMVWRIQGGTCHFWYDNWLGSGALFLKATVDPALSFQDFIDNGRWSPNLLHRALPPNLVSSVLLYPFPRGTQPDEPIWTLTSSGDFSVASAFEEVRVARSSSFFHSHLWHPRIPLKISFFMLRLVLGRLSFPDILCRMGFQMMPSKCLCCPEGETGTVEHTFFEGQVAKDVWNYFTSMCGLTHGGSSLRARIAAWWMSPPRSAHKRIIFSLMPSRQNSLITFQLVRWKARELGCLTLNRDGCSKGNLGLSGGGGVLRDLSGVPLLAFSAFFGIRSSLQAEALAMLTGLQLCVERGFAKAEIQSDSQVLVGILQRRFRCPWQIRNEIEQIRDLKVDVVRIFHCFREANRVVDILANVGVSHPQQGCVIYDDISVFPKEANRVADILANVGVSHPQQGCVMYDDISVFPKLAKGEIRLDKLGMSSVRRIEGDAMQIIHGKARYP from the exons ATGGAGCTCCAAAGGGCCCAAGGGAAGCTTAACCGGGCTCCAGCGGTGGAAGAGCTATACTGGCATCAGAAGGCTCGAGTAAAATGGATTCGTAGTGGAGACCGGAATTCCAAGTACTTTCATGCCGTGGTTAAGCAGCGGCGGGTGCAAGGAATGTTACATAGGATCAAAAAGGCTGACGAAGCGTGGGTGGAGGACAAGGATGCCATAGCATCCAAGGCGGTTGCTTGTTATTCCAATCTGTTTTCAA AAAAGGATAATTTGTGCTTAGAACAGATACCGACCTTGGAGGAAATTAGACGAGTGGTGTTCGCAATGGATGGGGACAATGCTGCGGACCCGGATAGGTTCACAAGGAAGTTCTTCACATATGCTTCGGACATTATAGCTCAAGATATTTACAAGGCAATAGGGAGTTTCTTTTGCGGGGCAGAGTTGCCTCGATTTGTCACCTCTACGTCCATAATACTGATTCCCAAGGTTCCTAATCCTCAAGATTTCTCTAAGTTTCGGCCAATCAGTCTATGCAATTTCTTCAATAAG GAGCTGCTCACTGACATGGGTAAGAAGACAAGGGGAGGCAATGTAGCATTAAAGTTGGACATGACGAAGGCATATGATCGGATGTCTTGGGTACATATTATTACAGTCTTGAGGAAGTTTGGCTTTGGCGAAAGGTTTATTGACATGGTTTGGCGTCTACTGGCAAACGCCTGGTTCTCTGTGATCATCAATGGGGTGTCACACG ATGATATAATAATATTTACAAGTGGTGCTACCAAAGGGTTATCAGGCGTTATGCAAGTACTGGGGGCATACCAGCAGTCCTCGGGACAACTG GCACGTGCTGCTGTCTGTTCCAGTACACTTACTATCGGCGGCGGTGTTACCTGCCTCGATATTCAGACTGGTGGAAAAAGTGTGTGCAAACTTTCTATGGGGTGCCTCGGAGGAAGGCACAAGATATCACTGGATTG GACTGGGGTGTCTCTCTGGGCGAATTTTATGCGGGCTAAATATTGTCGACACCTCCATCCGTGTCAGATTGACCTGAGTCGCCGTGCTTCCAGGACATGGAGGAGAATTTTAAATATCAGTAGACAAGCAGAGCTCTCTATGGTCTGGCGGATTCAGGGGGGCACGTGTCACTTTTGGTATGACAACTGGCTGGGGAGTGGTGCGTTATTCCTTAAGGCCACGGTGGATCCAGCCCTCTCTTTTCAGGACTTCATCGATAATGGAAGGTGGAGCCCAAATTTACTCCATCGAGCCCTTCCTCCTAACCTAGTCTCTTCTGTTTTACTCTACCCGTTTCCTCGTGGTACACAACCTGATGAGCCCATATGGACTTTGACTTCGTCTGGCGATTTCTCAGTGGCTTCTGCTTTCGAGGAGGTTCGTGTGGCTCGcagttcttcattttttcattcTCATCTTTGGCACCCCCGAATTCCGTTGAAAATATCCTTCTTCATGTTGCGGTTGGTGTTGGGAAGGCTGTCATTCCCTGATATTTTGTGTAGGATGGGGTTTCAGATGATGCCGTCAAAGTGTTTGTGTTGTCCTGAGGGAGAGACAGGGACGGTGGAACATACATTTTTCGAGGGACAAGTCGCAAAGGATGTGTGGAATTATTTTACTAGCATGTGCGGTCTCACGCATGGAGGTTCTTCTTTGAGGGCTAGAATAGCGGCTTGGTGGATGTCGCCTCCGAGATCAGCTCATAAGCGGATCATCTTTTCGCTGATGCCGA GTCGCCAAAACAGCTTAATTACTTTCCAACTAGTACGGTGGAAGGCAAGGGAGCTAGGCTGTCTGACGCTGAATAGGGACGGATGTTCCAAGGGCAATCTAGGGTTGAGCGGTGGCGGTGGAGTTTTACGTGACTTGTCAGGAGTGCCACTGTTGGCTTTTTCGGCTTTCTTTGGAATAAGGTCGAGTTTACAGGCCGAAGCTCTCGCAATGTTAACCGGCCTTCAGCTGTGTGTGGAGCGAGGGTTTGCCAAGGCAGAAATTCAATCGGACTCTCAGGTGTTAGTGGGAATTCTTCAACGTCGTTTTCGATGTCCGTGGCAGATCCGGAATGAAATAGAGCAAATCAGGGACCTCAAAGTGGACGTGGTGAGAATTTTTCACTGCTTCAGAGAAGCCAATCGTGTGGTGGATATTCTGGCTAACGTAGGTGTCTCTCACCCACAACAAGGTTGTGTTATCTATGATGATATAAGCgtgtttccaaa AGAAGCCAATCGTGTGGCGGATATTCTGGCTAACGTAGGTGTCTCTCACCCACAACAGGGTTGTGTTATGTATGATGATATAAGCgtgtttccaaagttagcaaaggGGGAAATCCGATTAGATAAGTTAGGGATGTCATCTGTTAGAAGGATAGAAGGGGATGCGATGCAGATCATTCATGGGAAAGCACGATATCCATAG